The Paenibacillus yonginensis genome segment CGTCCAGGAACAAAATATCCGGGAACAGCTCGCGCAGCGTCAGAATCAGAATGCGGCTGATGCCGATGCCGCTCGGGCAGACGACAATCGCCCGTTTCCGGTCGTCCAGCACGGTCTGCTGTCTGCGCAGCCAGCCGCCGAAATGGATCGCGAAATAAGCCGCTTCGTTGTCCGGAACCGGATATCCGGTCACCCCTTCAACAGCCTGGAGGGATTTCTTCGTCAAATGAAACAGCTCCGGATACACTTTGCGAATCCGCTCGGTCATCACGTTGGCGACCTCAATCCTGTACAGCAGCCTGTAATAGGCAGGCCGGAAGTGCAGATACAGCTGCTCATAGAACAGTTCTTTATCCTGGAGCTGTACGCAGGCAAGCCGTTCGAACTCGGTCACGACCTCCCGCAGCAGCTCCTGAATGACCTCATCCCCCTGAAGCGGCGAGATGTCGTCACGCGTCCGGTTCATGCCCAGCACATGCAGGGCGGCATACAAACATTCCGTTTCGCTCCACTCGGCCGGGAAAGCCGTCCGGTCCTGCCGCGTCATCTGCCGCAGCAGCTTAAATTCCCGGGTCCGGGTCAGTGGCTGCCAGCTGCCCATCTCCGGCAGCTCGTCGCCTTTGGCGATCAGCCTGTCGGTACAGAGCAGCAGATATGCCAGCTCCTGATAACGATCGTCGGCAAACACGGTGCCAAGCTCCCGTTCCAGCACTTCAAGCTGCTGCCGTATCCTTGCGAGCTGCGTATTTCCCTTGGGGCCGCTCCAAAGCACTGCCGTAACCGGCTCCCGGCTTGTTCCATGGAGCAGGCTAAAGAGCAGGCGCTCCATGAAATAACGTTTGGGCCGGGCATCCCCGGCTATCTGATAACCACGCTGCTTCGAATAACGGATTTGCAGATCATGCTGCTGCAGCTCCGGTTTGAATCGTTGAAAGTCCTTTAATACCGTATTTCTCGAAACGCCCGCCGCGGATTGGAAATGATAAACGGACAACGGTTCATCGGCCAGGAACAGCATCAAATAAAACAGCTGCTGCCGATCGCGTTCCGAAAACACATAGGTCCGTTTGGACAGCTTTTCCGGAAAAGCCTCCTCACGAATCTGGTCAGCCAGGTAATATCCCAGCTTCCGGTCGTACTCGGCGGGACGGTACCCCTGCTCCCTCAGCCAGTCATTCACTTTGGCCATGCCATACTGGATCTGCCTTCGGGTGAGTCCCGTCTTCGCTTCAAGCTCAGACCTTTGAAGAGAGGACGACTGCTGTAGAAGCTTCAGCAGCATGGCGCTGCGTTCGTCCAAGATCATCCTTTAGCCCCCCTCTGCCCTTAGAATACATGACAATTCTTCGAAACGGTATTGTTTATAGGTCCTTTTCTTGTCAGATAAACTGCACAACAATGGACTCTGCGAACCCTCTTGCTCCATTTCAATTTTCCTGCCGTATCGCCCTTCCCCTCTTCCTCGCCTTCACATATTCTATCTTGTAACCTGATATATATCTTATTTGATAGGAGGGACTCCACAATGAGTGAAGGAGCAATCGGTTGGGGAACTTCGACTGCAGCTATTCTTGTCCTGTTTATCCTGCTCGTTATTATTTCGAGAGCTTTCTGGGTTTAAGAACAGGTAACGGGCAACCTAACAGCTGCTGTCTTCAGCAGCATGCACAGCAAAGAAGGCTGCCGGAGAGGCAGCCTTCTTTGCTTGTAGTCCTCTAAGGTTCAAAACCCTTCTGGCTGACAAACACCCGTTCTGCGCCAAAAACCTGCTCCATCCGGTGGAGGACCTCCAAATAAGCGGAAGGGTGATACCAATCCTGTCTGCCGATTTGCTCATACAGCTCAGAGAGCCCCAGCCGGCCGGTCCGTTTGCCGCCGCTGCCGTCGCCCATAAAATAGTCGTCCACGCATACCCGGTCCGTTACGCCGGCAAGCAGGCCGGCAAATGCCGGACTGCTCGGCAGCACCGGAGCAACGGTCGCCTGGGTGGCGATCCCCGCTTCCTTGAGCTTACGAAGCGCTTTAAGACGTGCTGCGACCGGCGGCGCAGAAGGCGTAAAAAGGCGCCGTACCTGCTCCAGATCCGTTTCGACCGTCAGACTGACCCTGACCCGGCTTCCGAGCCGCAGCAGCAGATCGGTGTCCCGGGTCACCAGCGGACTCCGGGTTTGGACAAGCAGAAAATCCGGCGGCTCGGCGGCCATGACCTCCAGCAGCGCCCGCGTAACCCGCTCCTTGTATTCGGCGGGCTGGTAGGGATCGGTGCTGGAGGACATAAAAATCGTCACTTTGCCTTTCTTTTTGGCTCTGGCCAGCTCTTTCTCCAGCAGCTCGGCGGCTCCCTGCTTGACATCCACCCAGCTTCCCCATTCCAGAGGCCGGAACAGGGAAACCGGCATCTGCCTTACATAACAATAAGAGCAGGCGAACGAGCAGCCGGTATACGGGTTGAGCGAATGGGTGTAACCGGCCAGAAATCCCGTCCCTTTATTTAACAGGCTCTTCGGCTGTTTATATTGCAGTTCTGTTCCCATTGTGATCCCCCTTTTCACGGCTCCCGTTTGATATTCGGATTATAATCGTCTACGACCAAAATGTCCAAATGTCTGGCAATCCTGAGCAGCTTTCGGGTAGTGATCCCTTCCCGGATCCGGCTCCGCCAATTCCGTCCGTTTGGGCCGATGATCAGCTGCGTCGCCCGGCATTCGTCCGCTTTAGCGAGTAAAACCTCGGCTTCCTGAAAGGGAGAGCCGGAGGTCGCGATTTCGAAAGTTCCGCCCAGACGTTCGGTCAGGCTTTGCAGCGATTCGATTTTTTTCCGCTCCTCTTCCCCGATGCTCCTGCCGGACTGGAGATAAGCGACCTTCCAGCCCGCCTTCAGCCGGTAGGCAATCCGGAATCCTCTGCGGATGAGCTTCTCGGCGCTTGGAGTCAGCTTTACGCAGACAAAAATGAATTCCCTTTTGTTCCACGGGCCGCGAAGCGAGCTTTTTCGTTCCCAGGCCTCCAGCCGTTCGTCCACATCATCCGCGATTTCGCGAAGGGCCAGCTCTCTCAGCGCGATCAGGTTCCCGATCTTGAAGAAATGCTCCAAAGCCTGCTGAATTTTCTCGGAGGCGTAAATTTTCCCGGCTTTCATGCGGGTTTGCAGCGCCTGGGGAGCCACATCGATCAACTCCACCTCGTCGGCCATGCGTAAAATCGAATCCGGCACGGTTTCCCGCACCCGGACGCCTGTAATTTGCTCGACCGAATCGTTAAGGCTTTCCAGATGCTGAACGTTAACCGTGGATATGACGGATATGCCTGCGTTCAAAATGTCCAGAATATCTTCGTAACGCTTGTTATGCTTGCTGCCCGGGACGTTGGTGTGAGCCAGCTCATCGACCAGCACCAGCTCCGGATTCCGCTTGAGGATCGCCGCCGTATCCATCTCGGTGAGATTAGCGCCTCCATAAGAAAGAATCATCCGTTCAATCGTGGGCAGGTCCGAAACCTGCCCGGCGGTTTCCGCCCGGCCATGGGTTTCCAGGTATCCGATGACGACGTCGTTTCCCTTCTTCAGCAGGTGGTTTCCTTCACGCAGCATCGTGTACGTTTTGCCCACCCCCGGCGCAGCGCCGATATAAACCTTAAACCTGCCTCGGGTCATCCGGCCGATCCGTTCATCGACCTCCCGGCTGCTTAGCCGGTGGTACAAGGAGCCTTGCCGGGAAGCGGCCATTTTGGCCGGCATGATCCGCTCCCCTTGATGCGCGGCCCGGTCGGCCACAATAAAAATGTCCATATTCCGCGATTTTCTAAGAATCTGATAGACGACGGAACCCTGCAGCAGCTCCTGCCAAAACGTTTGTTTCGAATGGCCGATGAGAATGCGGGTCACACTGTGATCGAGGGCATACCGGATGAGCTGATCCGGCAGCCTCCGTCTGGAAAGCAGCGTCAGCTCCGCAAATTGGGCGCCCACCTTGTCGATCAGCTTGGTCATCGACTGTTTAAAGGCCAGCTGCTCCTTGCTCGGCCGCAGGTCCTTACGGACAAAAGTGACTACATGAAGGTCCCCATTTAACCGTTTGGCCACCTGCTGCCCGCGCCGGATATAAATGGACCCGTTCCAATGGTATTGGGTCGAAACCAAAATGCGCTCGGCGGCTCCGGAAGGCCCCAGCATCCCCATTTCCTCCCGATGTTTCTCCAGGGAATCGTTGACGCCTTCGGCCACGAGCCGCAGGGCAAGCTCACGCAGCACGCCCAGGTTGCCCCGCTCAAACCAGGGAGCAGCCGAGCTGTTCTTCAGGTTGCCTTCCGAAAATCGCTGAAGCAGCGTCTCCGGGGTGACATCGATCAGGCGGACTTCGTCCGCCAGCTCCAGCAGATTGGCCGGGATAGTTTCCTCTACCTTGATATTCACATATTTTTGGGCAAGCTCCCGGACGCCTTCAAGTTCGTAGACGTTGACGGTAGTCATGACGCTGATGCCGCGGGCAAGCAGCTCCTGGATATCGTCCCATCGGGTCGGACGCTCCGCTCCCGGCCGGTTGCGGTGGGCAAGTCCATCCACCAGTACCACTTCCGGATTGCGCTCCAGCAGCGCCTCCATGTTCAGGTCCTTTTTCTTGATCCCATCCGATATCCACGGAATGCTGGGCACCCGCTCCAGCCCCCGCAGCTGCTCCATCGTTTCCGGACGCTGCTGGGTGGATACCGCGCA includes the following:
- a CDS encoding BglG family transcription antiterminator, with product MILDERSAMLLKLLQQSSSLQRSELEAKTGLTRRQIQYGMAKVNDWLREQGYRPAEYDRKLGYYLADQIREEAFPEKLSKRTYVFSERDRQQLFYLMLFLADEPLSVYHFQSAAGVSRNTVLKDFQRFKPELQQHDLQIRYSKQRGYQIAGDARPKRYFMERLLFSLLHGTSREPVTAVLWSGPKGNTQLARIRQQLEVLERELGTVFADDRYQELAYLLLCTDRLIAKGDELPEMGSWQPLTRTREFKLLRQMTRQDRTAFPAEWSETECLYAALHVLGMNRTRDDISPLQGDEVIQELLREVVTEFERLACVQLQDKELFYEQLYLHFRPAYYRLLYRIEVANVMTERIRKVYPELFHLTKKSLQAVEGVTGYPVPDNEAAYFAIHFGGWLRRQQTVLDDRKRAIVVCPSGIGISRILILTLRELFPDILFLDALSVREAAHYPLAYDLVFSTVFLRTDAILFVIPPILDLPDKQKLRQQVMQELYGYAVPNFDVGELLKIIAGHATIHEPEQLEKALQSHLYTQAQQMNRHALEGAEKPVLEQLITEQTIQFGSHVADWREGIRAAAQPLVELGTIEERYVDAMIESVEDNGPYVVITPGVAIPHARPDMGVNSLSMSLLRLDEPVEFGPGKPVRLIIVLAAADRSSHLKALVQLTALLGNPAHIEDILQSPDKSVLLAYIHQYSKEESK
- a CDS encoding YjcZ family sporulation protein, encoding MSEGAIGWGTSTAAILVLFILLVIISRAFWV
- a CDS encoding SPL family radical SAM protein, with translation MGTELQYKQPKSLLNKGTGFLAGYTHSLNPYTGCSFACSYCYVRQMPVSLFRPLEWGSWVDVKQGAAELLEKELARAKKKGKVTIFMSSSTDPYQPAEYKERVTRALLEVMAAEPPDFLLVQTRSPLVTRDTDLLLRLGSRVRVSLTVETDLEQVRRLFTPSAPPVAARLKALRKLKEAGIATQATVAPVLPSSPAFAGLLAGVTDRVCVDDYFMGDGSGGKRTGRLGLSELYEQIGRQDWYHPSAYLEVLHRMEQVFGAERVFVSQKGFEP
- a CDS encoding histidine kinase; amino-acid sequence: MSSDHEQAADQRGNGRLDNYRRKSPEEILLSISKLHRGRLKIFIGAVSGTGKTYHMLREGAALKDQGIDVVICAVSTQQRPETMEQLRGLERVPSIPWISDGIKKKDLNMEALLERNPEVVLVDGLAHRNRPGAERPTRWDDIQELLARGISVMTTVNVYELEGVRELAQKYVNIKVEETIPANLLELADEVRLIDVTPETLLQRFSEGNLKNSSAAPWFERGNLGVLRELALRLVAEGVNDSLEKHREEMGMLGPSGAAERILVSTQYHWNGSIYIRRGQQVAKRLNGDLHVVTFVRKDLRPSKEQLAFKQSMTKLIDKVGAQFAELTLLSRRRLPDQLIRYALDHSVTRILIGHSKQTFWQELLQGSVVYQILRKSRNMDIFIVADRAAHQGERIMPAKMAASRQGSLYHRLSSREVDERIGRMTRGRFKVYIGAAPGVGKTYTMLREGNHLLKKGNDVVIGYLETHGRAETAGQVSDLPTIERMILSYGGANLTEMDTAAILKRNPELVLVDELAHTNVPGSKHNKRYEDILDILNAGISVISTVNVQHLESLNDSVEQITGVRVRETVPDSILRMADEVELIDVAPQALQTRMKAGKIYASEKIQQALEHFFKIGNLIALRELALREIADDVDERLEAWERKSSLRGPWNKREFIFVCVKLTPSAEKLIRRGFRIAYRLKAGWKVAYLQSGRSIGEEERKKIESLQSLTERLGGTFEIATSGSPFQEAEVLLAKADECRATQLIIGPNGRNWRSRIREGITTRKLLRIARHLDILVVDDYNPNIKREP